From the genome of Bombus pascuorum chromosome 2, iyBomPasc1.1, whole genome shotgun sequence, one region includes:
- the LOC132904696 gene encoding endonuclease III-like protein 1, whose protein sequence is MLSSSYIAVCRHDILLFISSRALTYTSLCCNLYKMSKKLKLDVLTKPRSLRSENKGDSKNISTTSGYFDNKDTSPKKIVKKKHTPVKIKHEEMKDAVASKNSEIKIEDLQNKTVKKDHAPVKIKHEEIKDITDSKNTEIKVQDLQNKIVRKKRTPVKIEYEEMKNATESKSNEVKVEDLQDGTVKNETVEDKWMPLNWETILENVKEMRKHKTAPVDEMGCHKCTDPNATAKVTRYQSLIALMLSSQTKDQVTHAAMQRLITYGCTPELISGTPDDTLGKLIYPVGFWKRKVQYIKKTSKILIEKYNGDIPRTLKELCQLPGVGPKMGHICMQIAWGEVSGIGVDTHVHRICNRLGWVKKPTKIPEDTRIAVEEWLPKDLWSEVNYLLVGFGQEICLPRFPKCDECLNKDICPSSTKSSMKKKT, encoded by the exons ATGTTATCTTCGAGCTATATTGCTGTTTGCAGACATGACATTCTTTTGTTTATCTCAAGTAGAGCTCTGACATATACTTCATTGTGTTGTAACCTTTATAAAATGAGTAAAAAGTTAAAGCTTGATGTCCTTACAAAGCCAAGGTCTTTACGATCTGAAAATAAAGGTGacagtaaaaatatatctacaaCATCAGGgtattttgataataaagaTACTTCACCAAAAAAAATTGTGAAGAAGAAGCATACACCGGTTAAGATAAAACATGAAGAAATGAAAGATGCAGTTGCTTCGAAAAatagtgaaattaaaattgaagatttacaaaataaaactgtGAAAAAAGACCATGCACCGGTAAAAATAAAgcatgaagaaataaaagatataaccgactcgaaaaatacagaaattaaagttcaagatttacaaaataaaatcgtgAGAAAAAAGCGTACACCAGTAAAGATAGAAtatgaagaaatgaaaaatgcaaCTGAGTCAAAATCCAATGAAGTTAAAGTTGAAGATTTACAAGATGGAACTGTGAAGAATGAGACCGTAGAAGATAAATGGATGCCATTAAATTGGGaaacaattttagaaaatgttaaGGAAATGCGAAAACATAAAACAGCACCTGTAGATGAGATGGGTTGTCACAAATGTACAGATCCAAATGCCACTGCCAAAGTTACTAGGTATCAATCATTAATAGCATTGATGCTCAGTAGTCAAACTAAGGATCAAGTTACTCATGCTGCCATGCAAAGATTAATTACTTATGGTTGTACTCCAGAATTAATATCAGGTACTCCTGATGATACTCTTGGAAAACTTATATATCCAGTTGGATTTTGGAag AGAAAAGTACAGTATATTAAGaaaacttcaaaaattttaattgagaAATACAATGGTGATATTCCTAGGACTCTGAAAGAGTTATGTCAATTACCAGGTGTGGGACCAAAAATGGgacatatatgtatgcaaaTAGCATGGGGTGAAGTTTCTGGTATTGGAGTGGACACACATGTACATCGTATTTGTAATAGATTAGGATGGGTAAAGAAACCGACTAAAATACCAGAAGATACGCGAATTGCAGTGGAAGAATGGCTTCCCAAAGATCTCTGGAGTGAGGTAAACTATTTACTTGTTGGATTTGGACAAGAAATTTGTTTACCACGATTTCCTAAATGTGATGAATGtctaaataaagatatatgtCCATCTAGCACAAAAAGCAGtatgaaaaaaaagacatag